The DNA window GGATCGGGATGGATCTGGATGAATCGGGGGGTGGAGGGCTGTAGGTCCGGGATCGGGATAGATCAGGGTGGATCAGGGGATGCAGGGCTGTAGGTCCAGGATCGGGATGGATCTGGATGAATCGGGGGGTGGAGGGCTGTAGGTCCGGGATCGGGATAGTTCAGGGTGGATCAGGGGATGCAGGGCTGTAGGTCCGGGATCGGGAGGGATCTGGATGAATCGGGGGGTGGAGGGCTGTAGGTCTGGAATCGGGATGGATCTGGATGAATCGGGGGGCGGAGGGCTGTAGGTCCGGGATCGGGAGGAATCTGGATGAATCGGGGGGTGGAGGGCTGTAGGTCCGGGATCGGGAGGGATCTGGCTGAATCGGGGGGTGGAGGGCTGTAGGTCCGGGATCGGGAGGGATCTGGATGAATCGGGGGGTGGAGGGCTGTAGGTCCGGGATCGGGAGGGATCAGGGGGTGGAGGCCTGTCCCAGACAGTACCCCCCCTTCACAGCCACATGGGCTGCGTGACCCGGGACCCCTCCGCCTGCCCGTCCCCGCCggccttcctcttcctctccgcTCTGCTCCCCGGAGCGGGGGGCCGGTTCTCGGCGCTGGCGCCCCCCCGGGGCGGAGTCCGGAGGAAGTCGGCTATCAGGGAGAAGGCCAGCTGGCCGTAGGCGGTGTAGTCGCTGACGGCCCACCTTCCcagcacctcctcctcctccgcgtAGCCCACGGGGGAGAAGACGCGCAGAAACTCCCGGCCTCCGTACTGCACCGACACCCACTCTTCATCCAGGATGCCCCCCAGGGAGGGATGGGGGtcttccccctcctcctcctcctcctccccctcgcGGGGGGCTCCCTCCCCAGGCGCCCCCTCGTATCCGGCCATGCCCGGCGCGCTCAGGGAGAACCGCACGGGGTGGGAGGGGCCGAAGGACAGCGGGAGCCGCCTCCACCTCCCGGGAAACCGGGCCCCCCCCTCCCCGCTCACCCCCGGGACCGGGGCCCCCTCGGAGGCCCCCGGGGGCCGGCGGCCGGGCAGGGGCAGCGGGCGGAGGCGGAGCGTCCCAGCATGCAGCAGCGGGGCGCGGCGGGGGGCGGCCCCGGCGGTGAGGCCCCGGTGGAGCGCCGGCAGGCTGAGAGCCAGGGACCTCAGCTGGTCCCCCGTCAGGGGCCGCGGCTCCGCGCTGGAGACGCGCACCAGGAGCGCGGCTCTCTCCCCAGCTCGGGCGGGCGGGAGGGCGCCTGTCACGGGGggaacggggggggggggggaggaaacAAACGGAATGgaatggaaaatggaaaaatggaaaattcaTCTGGCCATTTTCTAAACAGTTTAGCCAGTCAGGGGTTGGAGGGgatcacatcacaggacacacacacacacacactaacacacacacacacacacacacacacacacacacacaccagggccagtccatcacagcacacacacacactcacaccaggacacacactcacacactcacaccagggccaatccatcacaggacacacacacacacacacacacacacacacacacacacacacacacaccagggccagttcatcacagcacacacacaaactcataccagggccagtccaccacaggacacacacagacacacacagacacacaccagggtcagtccaccacaggacacacacacacacagacacacacagacacacacagacacacacagacacacacagacacacacagacacacacagacacagacacagacacagacacagacacagacacagacacacacacacacaccagggccagtccaccacaggacacacacacagacacacaccatggtcagtccaccacaggacacacacacacacacacacacacacacacacacacacaccagggccagtccaccacaggacacacacagacactcacaccagtttgtgtgtgtcctgtgatggactgaccctggtgtgagtgtatgtcctgtgatggacacaAACTCAgggagaccatgcaaactccacacagacagcaccccagcagttgaacccagggccccagccctgcgaggcagcagtgcaGACACCACCCTGCTGCCTCGCTTGGTTATCATGAGTAATTCAATCTCACAGCTCCAGAGAAAGCTTATTCCCTTTTAAGCAGTTTTCCTCATTGCGATGAACACTCGAAGGTATTCAAACGGTTCCACCTTTGCTTACTTATTACAACTCCAAACGGTTGTAAAAGTCACTGAGGTGCTGTCTGAGAGAAATGAGGAAAGGAGAAGGATGCCATCTCTCTACTCTGAACGATGACCTCAATGGCCTCTGCAACATTTCGATAGAGATGTAGCTTTTCTGTCTGTCGATGCACTGAGAGAGTCATGCAGAGAACAAGGGGATTGAAAGTGTGCcacttgatttgtttttaactgtttctGTCCATTGGATTTGCTCTATTTATTCTGGGCACAAATGATGGAATGTGTTTGGCGATATCCTATATGTACATTGCGTAATACCCAAAAGACCCTTCAAAACACCGAAAAACCTAACCAAACAACGTGAAGTGCagctcagaaataaaaaaataggatcataatttaaaaaaattaagaattaaaaaaaaaaaaagctttgaaatgCTCATCCTATGAGAATAATTACCCGGAAGATCGGTCCCAGGAGAATTGATCTTGGTGTCAAATGTCAGTTTCATGAGATATCTTTCTGTTGCAGGCAGGAAAGGCTCCATTTCTTTCTGCTGTCAGGGTTGCTGACAAAGTCCTGTTTGGTTGCTGAAAATATCCCGATGAGTTTGAGTCTAAACGCAATGCAGAACGTTTTAGAATGTAGAGAGTCGTTTCTTTGGAAACCTTGTTTTTAGAACATTTGAAAACTCTGCTGTGATGGAATAGTCTTATGACATCACAGCCGGGATACTACATAGATCCTAGACGCCCAGTAATTTATAAACATCTACAgactttcagtttaaaaaaaacaaaacaacttattttatgtggtaAAAAGCACACAAGTATTCGTATTAGTGAAGTAAAATGTGCCGTTTTTGCTGGGCGCTatagaaatgtatatttctaatgaGGTGAAAGTACAGAATGTCAACTTTATTTCTgggtttttttaatgtgattcCAGTATCCTGGGTCACATCCACAGTGTGGTCCAGGAGTACACTAGAGTCTTGTGACCCACAGGGATCACACTGTGCTCTGAGCGACTGACGTCTTACTCAGGGTGGAGTGTGTATACTCGTAAGTACAGCACGCTTTTGGGTTTAGTTCCTAGTCAGCCTagcccatccatccattttctaactgcttccttCTATACTGGGTCATAGGGGAAGtaggagtctatcccagcaagcaacgggcacaaggcagggtacactctggacaggacaccagtccatcacaggacacacacagacacactcacaccagggccagtcaatcacaggacacacacagacacacacacactcacaccagggccagtcaatcacaggacacacacagacacacacagacacacactcacaccagggccagtccatcacaggacacacacagacacacacacactcacacacacacacacacacacacacacacacacacacattcacaccagggccagtccatcacaggacacacacacacacacacacacacaccagggccagtccatcacaggacacacacacacacacacacacacacacacacacacaccagggccagtccatcacaggacacacacacacacacacacacacacacacacacacacacacacacacacacaccagggccagtcaatcacaggacacacacagacacactcacaccagggccagtccgtcacaggacacacacacactcacaccagggccagtccatcacaggacacacacacacacacacacacacacacacacacacacaccagggccagtccatcacaggacacacacacactcacaccagggccagtccatcacaggacacacacacactcacaccagggccagtccatcacaggacacacacagacacacacacactcacaccagggccagtccatctcaggacacacacagacacacacacactcacaccagggccagtccatcacaggacacacacacacacacacacacacacacacacacaccagggccagtccatcacaggacacacacacactcacaccagggccagtccatcacaggacacacacacactcacaccagggccagtccatcacaggacacacacagacacacacacactcacaccagggccagtccatctcaggacacacacagacacacacacactcacaccagggccagtccatcacaggacacacacacactcacaccagggccagtccatcacaggacacacacacacactcacaccagggccagtccatcacagggcacacacacactcacaccagggccagtccatcacagggcacacacacactcacacactcacaccagggccagtccatcacaggacacacacacagacacactcacaccagggccagtccatcacaggacacacacacacacacacacacacacacacacacaccagagccagttttcccaaatgCTTATTAacctcccagcatgtctttgtgggattgtgggaggaaacccacgtgaacttggggagaacatgcaaactcctcacagacagcacccccccCCATGTCCGGGGAGCAACGCTGAGAGGCAGCAGTGCCTCCCACCTGCCCCAGCCGGGCCGCCCACCCCCGAGCACACATCCCCCCAAAAGCGTGCCACCTCGCCGTTCGGCACCCTGGGCCAGATAGCGCCAGCTTCGGAGCTAAGGCAGATGACGCTGCTCTCAACCCAACACTGCGCGACCGGGCCAGAGAGGGCAGAGGGGCCCCGACGTGACTGGGAGGGCTGGCCCGGCCCCCGTCTCCCCCACCCCCTGGAGAGCTCAGCCCAGGCTGGCGCGAGGAGATCCCCCAGTCAGGAGACGGAGCTCTCTCCCGGGACAGCCCCGGCTCAATCTCCTCCTGCCCTCTTGACCCCACAGTTACCCCGAGCTGGTGACGGGCCTCTTCTTCCTGCTGATGACCCTGCTGTGGTTCACCAGAGAGCCGGGATTCGCTCCGGGCTGGACCTCGCTGTTCGAGAAGTAAGTGGTCGGGGGGGTCCGGGGGATGGGGGTGCCGTCCCGACCTGGGAAAGACGTCTGGGGGTTTGGCCGAAAAAAGCCGCAACGTTAAAAGGACCAGAGAGAGAGATCGGGGTCCCCCCGGGGGAAACTGATCGATTTGATTGCCAATCGCTAATCCAGGGGGTCCCGGGAGTCGGCGTTCAGATTCAACTCAGGAGGGGAAAgaccccgccccccccccaaaaaaataccCAAGCAAAGCTAAAAGACAAATAAACCCCAGATGGACTAGAACTGGGGGGGAAAAATGGTGGTCGTGCTTAAACAGTAAGGCCGTACCCCCCAAAAAAGGTCTTCCGCATTCTACACCAACTCACTAACCACAAACACACATCCAACACGACTTTCCCCATCCCAGAAACCACACGCCACTCAACTATCTCCTTTCCCTAATAAGATCACTCTATTGGCCAGACACAGTGTCTCGCCTGAGGAATGTGTCTCTTCTcagaccccagcctgctctccatgagacacacagacagggagagagaagctgggggtcagagcgcagggtggtgccagcagggggcgctcaacctgcggtctgtgtgggtcctcatgccccagtatagtgacggggacactagactgtaaaaaggcgccgtccttcggatgacacgtcaaaccgaggtcctgactctctgtggtcattaacaatcccggggtgtctctcgacaagagtaggggtgttaccccagtgtcctggccatatttccccccctggcctttacccctcatggcctcctaataacccccctctctgaactggctccatccctctgctctcctccccactgagagctggtgtgtggggagcgttctggcgcacta is part of the Lepisosteus oculatus isolate fLepOcu1 chromosome 7, fLepOcu1.hap2, whole genome shotgun sequence genome and encodes:
- the LOC138240790 gene encoding uncharacterized protein gives rise to the protein MEPFLPATERYLMKLTFDTKINSPGTDLPGALPPARAGERAALLVRVSSAEPRPLTGDQLRSLALSLPALHRGLTAGAAPRRAPLLHAGTLRLRPLPLPGRRPPGASEGAPVPGVSGEGGARFPGRWRRLPLSFGPSHPVRFSLSAPGMAGYEGAPGEGAPREGEEEEEEGEDPHPSLGGILDEEWVSVQYGGREFLRVFSPVGYAEEEEVLGRWAVSDYTAYGQLAFSLIADFLRTPPRGGASAENRPPAPGSRAERKRKAGGDGQAEGSRVTQPMWL